In Bacillota bacterium, one DNA window encodes the following:
- a CDS encoding Ger(x)C family spore germination protein: MMRKALSCLLVILLMFSLGGCWDQIEIQDRAFIQGIGIDLAEDPEHPDHYLITLEIPKLGASAQGESGGVQGNGGGENFWLLAGTGPSIYDTARELANRANLDLFLGHTRVVVISKAVAEEGLDKILDFFERHREFTRRFQVVIAADKAKDVFAVQPPITPLASTYIYDILEHSRLSNSFIPRGYNRIIRSLRETGNAHIPRVTPGKTDIKVGGTALIKDWKMVGWLGEEETAALAYMLNEGEGGDIVISGYPEPESKLTFGIGKFKSTIKPKVERGQVRFEIKMSVEGSVAEISPTRPLISLQEIREAELLVAKEIEEDVRATLDKLQSEFQTDVVRFGWLISRYYPKAWEQLQDNWPEEFSRVQVDIDVQVQITSIGMTA, translated from the coding sequence ATGATGCGTAAAGCCCTAAGTTGCCTGTTGGTAATACTGCTGATGTTCTCCCTGGGGGGATGTTGGGATCAGATTGAAATTCAAGATCGGGCCTTCATTCAAGGCATTGGCATCGATCTCGCCGAGGATCCAGAACACCCAGATCACTATCTAATCACCTTGGAAATTCCCAAACTCGGCGCCTCAGCCCAAGGTGAATCTGGCGGCGTTCAGGGAAATGGCGGGGGCGAGAACTTCTGGTTGCTGGCGGGAACAGGCCCCTCCATCTATGACACCGCTCGAGAATTGGCCAATCGGGCTAACTTAGATCTCTTCCTGGGCCATACTCGGGTAGTAGTGATCAGCAAAGCCGTGGCCGAAGAGGGGCTCGACAAGATCCTTGATTTTTTCGAGAGACACAGGGAGTTTACCCGACGATTTCAAGTGGTCATCGCCGCGGACAAGGCCAAGGATGTCTTTGCCGTTCAGCCTCCCATTACTCCGCTGGCCTCCACATATATCTATGATATTCTCGAGCACAGCCGTTTAAGTAACTCCTTTATTCCCCGGGGATATAACCGGATCATTAGGTCATTGCGGGAGACGGGAAACGCCCATATCCCCCGAGTTACTCCGGGAAAAACCGATATTAAAGTTGGTGGCACCGCGCTGATCAAGGATTGGAAAATGGTGGGCTGGTTAGGTGAGGAGGAAACTGCCGCCCTGGCCTACATGCTCAATGAGGGAGAAGGCGGCGACATCGTGATCTCAGGATACCCGGAACCGGAAAGCAAATTGACCTTCGGCATCGGGAAGTTTAAATCCACCATTAAGCCGAAGGTGGAAAGGGGTCAAGTCCGCTTTGAAATCAAGATGTCCGTGGAGGGCAGTGTCGCGGAAATCAGCCCCACCAGACCACTGATTAGCCTGCAGGAGATTCGCGAGGCGGAGTTGTTGGTGGCCAAGGAGATTGAAGAGGACGTCCGAGCCACCCTGGACAAGCTCCAGTCAGAGTTTCAAACCGATGTCGTGAGATTCGGCTGGCTGATCAGTCGCTATTATCCCAAGGCATGGGAACAGCTGCAGGACAATTGGCCCGAGGAGTTTTCCCGAGTCCAGGTTGACATTGACGTGCAGGTGCAAATCACAAGTATCGGGATGACGGCCTAG